One segment of Metallosphaera cuprina Ar-4 DNA contains the following:
- a CDS encoding peroxiredoxin gives MDVGQTAPDFEAESSIGKIKLSELKGKKVIYFYPKSFTPGCTREIQRFVELYDQFVANGALVLGISVDSVETQKRFSEKYNAKFPVISDKEKKISSAYGVLNEKGTSAQRVTFIVDERGVVKAVLKNLKRAEDHADRALEEVKK, from the coding sequence ATAGATGTAGGTCAAACCGCACCTGATTTCGAGGCTGAAAGCTCGATAGGAAAGATTAAACTCTCAGAACTGAAGGGGAAGAAAGTTATCTATTTTTATCCGAAGTCCTTTACGCCGGGTTGCACTAGGGAGATACAGAGGTTCGTGGAGCTATACGATCAGTTTGTCGCAAACGGGGCTCTGGTTTTGGGGATCAGCGTAGACTCCGTTGAGACTCAAAAGAGATTTAGTGAAAAGTATAACGCCAAGTTCCCTGTAATCTCTGATAAGGAGAAGAAGATCTCAAGCGCCTACGGTGTGCTCAACGAGAAGGGCACGAGCGCACAGAGGGTGACGTTCATAGTAGATGAGCGTGGTGTAGTGAAGGCGGTCCTAAAGAACCTAAAGAGGGCTGAGGATCACGCCGACAGGGCTCTGGAGGAGGTCAAGAAATAA
- a CDS encoding DUF998 domain-containing protein, with product MRNLAIGGSLLVLGVTQFWILMMMAEELYPGYNLDSNYISDLGVGRTAPIFNGSIVILGILVVLSGVFISSRLLSAFFVMGGLGMMGVGIFPETTGYPHLISAFLAFLFSSLASFPAFKLAYGVLRYLYPLLGLISLVFLALFVTHSYLSIGPGGVERFIVLPDLIWSISFGTSLVSRK from the coding sequence ATGAGAAACCTAGCTATTGGTGGGTCCCTCCTGGTTTTGGGGGTGACTCAGTTCTGGATCCTCATGATGATGGCGGAGGAGCTCTATCCAGGATATAATCTGGACTCAAATTACATCAGTGACCTAGGAGTTGGTAGGACGGCTCCAATATTTAACGGATCTATAGTAATTCTAGGCATCCTAGTGGTATTGAGTGGAGTTTTCATTTCAAGTCGTTTGTTGTCAGCGTTCTTCGTCATGGGTGGTTTAGGCATGATGGGAGTTGGCATTTTTCCTGAAACCACGGGCTATCCTCATCTAATCTCTGCGTTCTTGGCGTTCCTCTTCTCCTCTCTAGCTTCTTTTCCCGCGTTTAAGTTAGCATATGGCGTATTAAGGTACTTGTACCCGCTATTAGGTCTCATCTCATTAGTCTTTTTGGCCCTCTTCGTGACTCACAGCTACCTCTCCATTGGTCCTGGAGGGGTGGAGAGGTTTATAGTACTCCCTGATTTAATATGGAGCATATCGTTCGGAACGTCTCTGGTGAGTCGAAAATGA
- a CDS encoding sulfite exporter TauE/SafE family protein, whose product MDLLGFIIIGVLVGALVGVTGSSGVLIVVPGLTLLGYRFQTAVSSSLIVDLITTVSVVLTYFRYDNVRVRTGLLLGLGAVIGAQIGSRVAVMINPLPLEIGFTFFAAVMAVVSFLRSSSISFKRVEVRFARVLSFLLSVSVGILTGTIGTSGGIMFIAIMMAFYNYGVKEMIGTATFSMFLSALSGVSGYVASGVYDLDASVVIGSTALIVGTVFAKVANRMKPSTIYQILGSVFVITCISEISKIF is encoded by the coding sequence ATGGACCTTTTAGGTTTCATCATAATAGGAGTCTTAGTTGGAGCTCTGGTTGGAGTAACCGGATCGTCTGGTGTCCTGATAGTCGTTCCAGGTCTAACCCTCTTAGGATATAGATTTCAGACTGCAGTGAGTTCGAGTTTGATAGTAGATTTAATTACAACCGTGTCCGTTGTGTTGACCTATTTTAGGTACGATAACGTTAGAGTCAGAACTGGACTTTTATTAGGTTTGGGAGCTGTTATAGGAGCTCAAATCGGATCAAGAGTCGCTGTTATGATAAACCCTCTGCCCCTAGAGATAGGTTTCACGTTTTTCGCAGCAGTAATGGCCGTCGTGTCTTTCCTAAGGTCCAGTTCCATTTCCTTCAAAAGAGTTGAAGTTAGGTTCGCACGCGTCCTGAGTTTTCTATTGAGTGTGAGTGTAGGAATACTTACAGGTACAATAGGAACTAGTGGTGGTATAATGTTTATTGCAATTATGATGGCGTTTTACAACTATGGCGTTAAGGAGATGATAGGGACCGCCACTTTCTCTATGTTCCTTTCGGCACTCAGTGGGGTGTCCGGATATGTTGCGTCAGGAGTTTACGACCTTGACGCGTCGGTTGTTATAGGTTCAACGGCTTTAATCGTTGGAACGGTGTTCGCTAAGGTAGCGAATAGGATGAAACCTAGCACAATATACCAGATACTAGGATCTGTGTTTGTAATCACATGTATAAGTGAAATTTCTAAGATATTTTGA
- the ppcA gene encoding phosphoenolpyruvate carboxylase has product MRLIPRTMSTQHPDNAHLPEWVKDEVIEGDSEVLEAYYAFSNLGVHEVMWDAEGKDVDTHVVRKLFSSFSEYFKNNVLGEDLFLTYRVPNPKIEGAERKVFAETMESIPITFDVAEKFYGRKVVPVFEVILPFTTNAIDVISVAKYYEKAVAMEENIELYQGVYVKDLVGEIHPKRVEVIPLIEDKDSLLNTRSILEGYYDAMKPTYMRLFIARSDPAMNYGMLTAVLLAKLALSTAYKFSREKGIQIFPIIGVGSLPFRGHLSPENYQRVIEEYEGVYTYTVQSAFKYDYSEEQAKGAISHINKEEPREPKVLTDEEEKTIRDIADKYTSSYQPVIEGMADLINSIALYLPRRRARKLHISLFGYARSTGKVILPRAITFVGSLYSLGLPPEVIGVSVLSDLTEREWKVLEENYKFMKNDLQKASEFINIEAINSLVSHGFLSEDLSRRIDEDIKYLESLGIKVGPRSYESKKHALLSQLAILSLKEKRLAEVKQYLKEMAEIRRSVG; this is encoded by the coding sequence ATGAGACTCATACCCAGAACCATGTCAACTCAACACCCAGATAACGCACACTTACCAGAGTGGGTTAAAGATGAGGTCATAGAGGGGGATTCGGAGGTTCTTGAAGCGTACTACGCCTTCTCCAATCTTGGGGTCCATGAGGTTATGTGGGACGCTGAGGGTAAGGATGTGGACACCCACGTGGTTAGGAAACTGTTTTCCTCCTTTAGTGAGTACTTTAAAAATAACGTCTTGGGAGAGGACCTCTTCTTAACTTATAGAGTTCCGAACCCAAAGATAGAGGGAGCCGAGAGGAAGGTTTTTGCGGAGACCATGGAAAGCATACCTATAACGTTTGATGTGGCGGAGAAGTTCTACGGTAGGAAAGTCGTCCCCGTATTTGAGGTTATACTACCTTTCACAACTAACGCCATAGATGTGATCTCGGTTGCAAAGTATTATGAGAAGGCTGTGGCCATGGAAGAGAACATAGAGCTTTATCAAGGGGTTTACGTGAAGGATCTCGTAGGGGAGATACATCCGAAGAGGGTTGAAGTGATTCCCCTCATAGAGGATAAGGATTCGTTACTTAACACAAGAAGTATCTTAGAGGGTTATTATGACGCGATGAAGCCCACTTACATGAGGCTGTTCATAGCTAGGTCGGATCCTGCTATGAACTACGGGATGCTAACCGCTGTTTTGTTGGCCAAGTTAGCGCTTAGTACCGCATATAAGTTCTCAAGAGAGAAAGGGATCCAGATATTCCCCATTATAGGAGTAGGATCGTTGCCTTTTAGGGGACATTTGAGCCCAGAGAACTATCAGAGAGTGATAGAGGAGTATGAAGGAGTTTACACCTATACCGTTCAGTCGGCTTTCAAATACGACTACTCGGAGGAGCAAGCAAAGGGAGCCATATCTCACATAAATAAGGAGGAACCCAGAGAGCCCAAGGTGCTCACTGATGAGGAGGAGAAGACAATAAGGGATATAGCCGATAAGTACACCTCCAGCTATCAGCCCGTTATAGAGGGAATGGCTGACCTGATAAACTCAATAGCGCTTTACTTACCTAGGAGGAGAGCGAGGAAACTTCACATAAGCCTTTTTGGGTATGCGAGGAGCACCGGTAAGGTCATCCTTCCAAGGGCAATAACTTTCGTTGGGTCGCTCTACAGCTTGGGCTTGCCGCCTGAAGTCATAGGGGTTTCAGTGCTGAGTGATCTTACAGAGAGGGAGTGGAAAGTTCTGGAGGAAAACTACAAGTTTATGAAAAATGACTTACAGAAGGCTTCAGAGTTCATTAACATTGAGGCCATCAATAGCTTAGTCTCTCACGGATTCCTAAGCGAGGATTTATCAAGAAGGATAGATGAGGACATTAAGTACTTAGAGTCCTTAGGGATAAAGGTCGGACCAAGGAGTTACGAGTCTAAAAAGCACGCACTCCTCTCACAGTTGGCTATCCTCTCGCTAAAGGAGAAAAGGCTTGCGGAAGTGAAACAGTACTTAAAGGAGATGGCTGAGATAAGGAGATCAGTTGGGTAA
- a CDS encoding SelD-related putative sulfur metabolism protein, with protein sequence MSDLFERFRDNLNKYKKMGINPLSLATGCAVKVDLIDTVYPALEKLKEKLLANNIEVMPREDTDIFVSRESEVLKRVINGGEFDADRAISLIQVNQETAGNPEKFANFLLKIYTGVKTRRKLIVGKGHSIVTTNPKAEVGILDLFKLDGRELRSYTLSNNDTIQIVDPLDDPGSQMQVDVGVSNSLNDLFTKGAFQDLKMIPVADAPDPDLKKTLLNNFERFSKRYNVELLTDVQPSTGTLMIGATVVGKSDHELPTYYDKVDEGMEILVTRPVGELTPINVHMWLLTVPELIDTMEERGITLNKVEEAKKRALDYMTKPNFDSAEVIYNHLPEFGGKFDLESHVAMTTDVTGPGIFVVKEFAEKALVDVDLYDVPVIDREISEFATENFIIPNSTAGTNGAIVIFASKKVIDDIAQDLTKRGLEPRIIGRVLRKGTGVVYVKKDVCKLIHRENILKHFKVRDAN encoded by the coding sequence ATGAGCGACCTATTTGAGAGATTCAGAGACAATTTGAACAAGTACAAGAAGATGGGCATCAACCCCCTATCTTTAGCCACAGGATGTGCCGTAAAGGTCGATCTGATTGATACGGTTTATCCGGCTTTAGAGAAACTTAAGGAGAAATTGCTAGCTAACAACATTGAGGTGATGCCTAGGGAGGACACGGACATCTTTGTAAGCAGGGAGTCCGAGGTTCTAAAGAGGGTAATAAATGGGGGTGAGTTTGACGCAGATAGGGCAATTAGCCTGATTCAAGTTAATCAAGAGACGGCCGGAAATCCTGAAAAGTTCGCAAACTTCCTATTGAAGATTTACACTGGGGTGAAAACTAGGAGAAAACTTATCGTAGGTAAGGGACACTCGATAGTTACTACCAACCCTAAGGCTGAAGTTGGGATTCTAGATCTGTTTAAATTAGACGGACGGGAACTCAGGTCCTACACGCTCTCAAATAACGATACGATCCAGATAGTCGACCCGTTGGACGATCCGGGATCTCAGATGCAGGTCGACGTTGGAGTCTCAAACTCGCTTAACGACCTCTTCACAAAAGGTGCTTTCCAGGACTTGAAAATGATACCTGTAGCTGACGCTCCTGATCCAGATTTAAAGAAAACGCTATTAAACAACTTTGAACGCTTCTCGAAGAGATATAATGTAGAGCTGTTGACTGACGTTCAGCCCAGTACGGGGACCTTAATGATCGGGGCGACAGTTGTGGGCAAGTCAGATCATGAGCTTCCCACGTATTATGATAAGGTAGACGAAGGAATGGAGATACTCGTGACTAGACCGGTCGGAGAGCTTACACCCATAAACGTTCACATGTGGCTCCTCACGGTACCAGAACTTATCGATACGATGGAGGAGAGAGGAATAACCTTGAACAAGGTGGAGGAAGCTAAGAAGAGGGCTCTCGACTATATGACGAAGCCTAACTTTGACTCTGCAGAGGTCATTTACAATCACCTGCCTGAGTTCGGTGGAAAGTTCGATCTTGAGAGTCACGTGGCTATGACCACTGACGTCACGGGACCGGGGATATTCGTGGTAAAGGAGTTCGCTGAAAAGGCGTTGGTTGACGTAGACCTTTACGACGTACCTGTTATAGATAGAGAGATAAGCGAGTTCGCTACTGAGAACTTCATAATTCCGAACTCGACCGCAGGAACGAACGGAGCTATCGTTATATTTGCGTCAAAGAAGGTGATAGATGACATAGCGCAAGACCTGACCAAAAGGGGATTGGAACCTAGGATAATTGGGAGGGTCCTAAGGAAGGGAACTGGAGTCGTTTATGTTAAGAAAGACGTGTGTAAGCTGATTCATAGGGAGAACATCCTGAAGCACTTTAAAGTGAGAGATGCGAACTAA
- a CDS encoding mechanosensitive ion channel domain-containing protein has product MKEENVSSEKEIRSKIAESTAKLIAYIIVFVVVEALVNNLLFPFLESIRLNFIVTLSGSSLDGYKPYVNVLLSLAFGYLIIQAFINVIYWNLRLKYDHSTSASIRSVFRIVGVGALVAAISGAVAGGASGVALGGFIGVVVGFASQQVLGQALSGLFLLLSRPFKIKDHVSITGDEGIVEEVTTLFTYLTKSDNTVAIIPSNLVIGNKIYLYPKTLQNEQGKETNSQQNK; this is encoded by the coding sequence TTGAAAGAGGAAAACGTAAGTTCTGAGAAGGAAATCAGGAGTAAAATAGCGGAAAGCACGGCTAAACTCATCGCTTACATAATAGTTTTCGTCGTAGTTGAAGCGTTGGTAAACAACCTCCTTTTCCCTTTCCTGGAGTCCATAAGGTTAAACTTTATCGTAACGTTGTCCGGTTCATCTCTCGACGGTTATAAACCATACGTCAATGTTTTACTAAGTTTAGCGTTCGGTTACCTTATAATTCAAGCGTTCATAAACGTAATTTATTGGAACCTAAGGCTAAAGTACGACCATTCGACCTCAGCCTCAATAAGGAGCGTGTTCAGAATAGTCGGAGTGGGGGCCTTGGTTGCCGCCATCTCAGGTGCAGTGGCGGGAGGTGCGAGTGGAGTTGCTCTAGGCGGATTCATCGGGGTGGTTGTTGGATTCGCTTCACAACAGGTACTAGGTCAGGCGCTCTCTGGTCTCTTCCTCTTACTATCTAGACCTTTCAAAATAAAGGACCACGTCTCGATTACGGGCGACGAAGGGATAGTCGAGGAGGTTACTACGCTTTTCACTTACTTAACTAAGAGTGACAACACGGTTGCAATCATTCCTAGCAACCTTGTCATTGGAAACAAGATTTACCTCTATCCCAAGACGCTTCAGAACGAGCAAGGAAAGGAAACGAATTCTCAACAAAATAAATAG
- the prf1 gene encoding peptide chain release factor aRF-1, producing MKVLLRELKKWSAPATVLLSLYIPPGRPVSDVVNMLRQEASISQNIKLKRTRDAVESAITTAIDRLVPITKVPENGLVLFCGQNFDTDEFKCYMFSPPEKVTIYFYRTDKQFHTEFLEDMVEVSEVYGLLIVERDQGTIGVLRGSRIEVLEEMEGYVPGKHMMGGQSQRRIDRIIEELYHEFLKSFGEKVNSYLLPILESGRLKGILLGGPGYAKKEFYDSDYIDYRLKKLVLLPLVDLGYQGEVGLREMVMKSKDLLRNQKYVEVEDLIEELKFHLAKDDGLVVYGKDEISKAMQMGAVDSLLIFDDGNVENEKIMQEAERYGTKVYLVGEEIPEAEWVRKTFNGAVGKLRFKI from the coding sequence TTGAAAGTTTTACTCAGAGAGTTAAAGAAATGGAGCGCTCCCGCTACTGTTCTGCTGTCGCTTTACATACCTCCTGGAAGACCGGTCTCGGACGTAGTCAACATGCTGAGGCAGGAGGCTTCAATTTCTCAGAACATTAAGTTGAAGAGGACCAGAGACGCTGTCGAGTCTGCCATAACGACAGCCATTGATAGATTAGTTCCGATAACTAAGGTTCCTGAAAACGGTCTAGTTCTATTCTGCGGTCAAAACTTCGACACGGACGAGTTCAAATGCTATATGTTCTCCCCTCCCGAGAAAGTGACGATTTACTTCTACAGAACGGATAAGCAGTTTCACACTGAGTTTTTAGAGGACATGGTGGAAGTCTCCGAAGTGTACGGATTGCTTATAGTTGAGAGAGACCAAGGTACGATAGGAGTACTCAGAGGTTCTAGGATAGAAGTGTTAGAGGAGATGGAAGGTTACGTACCAGGAAAGCACATGATGGGAGGGCAGAGCCAAAGAAGGATAGACAGGATCATAGAGGAGCTCTATCATGAGTTCCTTAAGAGCTTTGGAGAGAAGGTTAACAGTTATTTACTTCCCATACTTGAGAGCGGAAGATTGAAGGGGATCCTCTTGGGAGGACCAGGATACGCTAAAAAGGAGTTTTACGATTCGGATTACATTGACTACAGATTGAAGAAACTAGTTCTCCTTCCTTTAGTTGACCTAGGTTATCAAGGGGAGGTAGGATTGAGGGAGATGGTGATGAAGTCTAAGGACTTACTAAGGAACCAGAAGTACGTTGAGGTGGAGGACTTAATAGAGGAACTGAAGTTTCATTTGGCAAAGGACGACGGGTTAGTAGTATACGGTAAAGATGAGATAAGTAAGGCAATGCAGATGGGTGCAGTGGATAGTCTCCTAATATTTGATGACGGTAACGTAGAGAACGAAAAGATAATGCAGGAGGCGGAGCGATACGGAACAAAGGTATACCTAGTAGGAGAGGAGATACCAGAGGCCGAGTGGGTTAGGAAGACCTTTAACGGGGCAGTAGGAAAGCTAAGGTTCAAAATCTGA
- a CDS encoding phosphoribosyltransferase, producing the protein MPKIPVKVVKWEDIVRMADKLSEKVKVEFVPDVIIAVARGGLVPARLLADSLGVVDVLSLKVEHWVVTASHTPEARIKYPYKVDLSDRKVLIVDDITDTGDSLILTSKYVGENFTPRAMKTATLQHIESSSKFKPDFYAEVVTDWAWFMYPWNYWEDEINLVSKLIVERKTKDLVDLERAFKESYGINPPITLDKIFLEMKRRKILE; encoded by the coding sequence TTGCCAAAAATACCCGTAAAGGTGGTAAAGTGGGAGGATATAGTTAGAATGGCTGATAAATTAAGCGAAAAAGTGAAGGTGGAGTTCGTACCTGACGTCATAATAGCAGTGGCAAGAGGAGGACTGGTTCCAGCTAGACTGTTAGCCGACTCCTTAGGGGTGGTAGACGTGCTGTCCCTAAAGGTGGAGCATTGGGTCGTGACGGCGTCACACACTCCTGAAGCCAGGATAAAATATCCCTATAAGGTAGATCTGAGCGATAGGAAGGTGTTGATAGTCGACGACATAACCGACACTGGGGACAGTTTAATCTTAACTAGTAAATACGTTGGGGAGAACTTCACTCCTAGAGCTATGAAGACGGCAACCTTGCAACACATAGAGAGTTCTTCAAAGTTCAAACCGGACTTCTACGCTGAGGTAGTAACGGATTGGGCGTGGTTTATGTATCCGTGGAACTATTGGGAGGACGAGATAAACTTAGTTAGCAAGTTGATTGTGGAGAGGAAGACAAAGGACCTGGTGGACTTAGAACGAGCGTTCAAAGAGAGCTATGGAATCAACCCTCCAATTACTTTAGATAAAATATTCCTAGAGATGAAAAGAAGAAAAATATTAGAATAG
- a CDS encoding rhodanese-like domain-containing protein, which yields MQIIEQYSTPFYKNIIDLPPSMVRKLWKKDQVLILDIRTPQEYIEHHIPGSLLIPMDYLEILQEYFSDREVAVVCEHGNRARYATYGMPHIYKRKAIYMIGGMAGWMSMGYEVESGMDENGTKWEEWLEKKLS from the coding sequence ATGCAGATAATTGAGCAGTATTCCACACCCTTCTATAAGAACATCATAGATCTGCCCCCTTCAATGGTGAGGAAGCTGTGGAAGAAAGATCAGGTACTCATCTTGGACATAAGAACACCGCAGGAGTACATAGAGCATCACATACCGGGCTCTCTACTTATCCCAATGGACTACTTAGAGATCCTCCAAGAGTACTTCTCCGATAGAGAAGTAGCGGTAGTGTGCGAACATGGGAATAGGGCAAGGTATGCCACTTACGGCATGCCTCACATCTACAAGAGGAAGGCGATTTATATGATAGGAGGGATGGCGGGATGGATGTCAATGGGATACGAAGTTGAGAGCGGAATGGATGAGAACGGGACTAAATGGGAGGAGTGGTTAGAAAAGAAATTAAGTTAA
- a CDS encoding amidase has protein sequence MSLEKLNSVYNAFITTFEKKGGDGPLAGLTFGVKDVIETEGIKTTAGSRILRNNVPKRDAWIVKAILSAGGTILGKTNTHEFAIGATNTSSLVGPARNPRDKERISGGSSGGSAVAVALNMVDVGVGTDTGGSIRIPASLCGVIGYKPSYGVFPTEGVIPFSWSLDTIGFLTRDLETLWMTIKGILPASKVKYFLQYVRSSPRVGLFMFDETTKDVLEKVLEFFPNSKEVNLRLMTKYGSQVRRIIAGSEGASYHTTWLKTMRDMYFPDVLKVLDSGQKTSAVDYINSLRMRKLILEEYVRTFNDFDVIISPTTKITAPKISEVLGKEAEFRDGLVSITELFNLVGAPSISVPIMERQGLPIGIMISGKPFSDGVVLGLAKHMLPN, from the coding sequence ATGTCATTAGAGAAATTGAATTCAGTTTATAACGCTTTCATTACCACCTTTGAGAAAAAGGGGGGAGACGGCCCGCTCGCAGGCTTAACGTTCGGTGTGAAGGACGTTATAGAAACTGAGGGGATCAAAACTACCGCCGGTTCAAGGATATTAAGGAATAACGTACCTAAGAGGGACGCCTGGATAGTTAAGGCCATATTGAGTGCTGGGGGTACCATACTAGGCAAGACTAACACACATGAGTTCGCAATTGGGGCCACAAACACTTCATCCCTTGTAGGACCGGCCAGAAACCCGAGAGATAAGGAGAGGATAAGTGGAGGCTCTAGTGGAGGATCTGCTGTGGCCGTAGCTTTAAATATGGTGGACGTTGGAGTGGGCACGGACACCGGGGGATCTATTAGGATCCCTGCCTCGCTCTGTGGGGTTATTGGATACAAACCTAGCTACGGAGTTTTTCCTACGGAGGGAGTTATACCTTTTAGTTGGAGTCTCGATACCATAGGGTTTCTAACTCGCGACCTGGAAACTTTATGGATGACTATAAAAGGAATTTTGCCCGCTAGCAAAGTGAAATATTTCCTGCAATACGTCAGGTCAAGTCCTAGAGTGGGACTCTTCATGTTTGACGAAACGACCAAGGACGTTTTAGAAAAGGTTTTAGAGTTCTTCCCTAACTCTAAGGAAGTTAACCTGCGCCTTATGACTAAGTACGGAAGTCAGGTGAGGAGAATCATAGCTGGAAGTGAAGGAGCATCATATCACACCACTTGGTTAAAGACAATGAGGGATATGTACTTTCCTGATGTTTTGAAAGTCCTAGATTCCGGTCAGAAGACCAGCGCCGTCGATTACATCAACTCATTGAGGATGAGGAAACTGATTTTAGAAGAGTACGTAAGGACCTTTAACGATTTTGACGTGATAATCTCACCCACCACCAAGATAACAGCTCCTAAAATATCAGAGGTATTGGGTAAAGAAGCGGAGTTCAGGGACGGCTTGGTTTCAATAACAGAGCTGTTTAATTTGGTTGGAGCACCTTCAATTAGCGTTCCAATAATGGAGAGACAAGGATTACCCATAGGAATTATGATCTCAGGGAAGCCTTTCAGTGACGGAGTGGTGTTAGGTCTAGCTAAACATATGTTACCCAACTGA
- a CDS encoding bifunctional ADP-dependent NAD(P)H-hydrate dehydratase/NAD(P)H-hydrate epimerase, with protein MITTQEMRALEINSEALGVSTLQLMENAGRSVADEIEKELGKNLEVVVFVGHGGKGGDGLVAARHLAERENKVTVISLGEMKHKDGMVNVSAVENMDYSITMLGFDDLLGEVKADVLIDAMLGTGVKGRIREPFASAIRVFNKSKGFKVSIDVPSGIDPDLGEELGEYVRPDLVVTFHDVKPGLLKREFRFVIKKIGIPPEASLYVGPGDILVNVRPRPMKSRKGAGGRVLVIGGNETFSGAPALAALASLRTGADLVYVASPERTAEIISSLSPDLISVKLSGKNINEDNLTELDKWIDKVNSVVLGPGLGLADETVRAVPALVNKIVEKGKPLVLDADGLKIMKGSKLNDMVVITPHPGEFKIFFGEDQRERERERINQVVDKARECNCIVLLKGYLDIVSDGRRFKLNKTGNPGMTVGGTGDTLTGIIATFLAQGIDPFTSASLGAFVNGLAGTLAFKEMGAHITASDVVSKIAMVIGDPITSFKQKIYKRVIS; from the coding sequence ATGATTACCACTCAAGAGATGAGGGCCTTAGAGATAAATTCTGAGGCTTTAGGCGTTTCCACTCTACAGCTCATGGAGAACGCTGGAAGATCTGTAGCAGATGAGATCGAGAAAGAACTGGGAAAGAACTTAGAGGTAGTAGTTTTCGTAGGTCATGGAGGTAAAGGTGGGGATGGACTTGTGGCCGCGAGGCATCTTGCAGAGAGGGAAAACAAGGTTACGGTGATCTCTCTCGGTGAGATGAAACATAAGGACGGGATGGTTAACGTGAGCGCTGTGGAGAACATGGACTACTCTATCACTATGTTAGGTTTTGATGACCTGTTGGGAGAAGTTAAGGCTGACGTACTGATAGACGCCATGTTAGGGACTGGGGTAAAGGGAAGGATCAGAGAGCCTTTCGCCTCGGCTATAAGGGTCTTCAACAAGTCCAAAGGGTTCAAGGTATCTATTGATGTACCTTCAGGGATTGATCCTGATCTAGGAGAGGAACTCGGAGAGTACGTAAGACCTGACCTGGTGGTTACTTTTCACGACGTTAAGCCCGGCCTATTAAAGAGAGAGTTCAGGTTTGTAATAAAGAAGATAGGAATTCCTCCTGAGGCTTCGCTATATGTTGGACCTGGAGATATCCTTGTTAACGTTAGACCTAGACCTATGAAAAGTAGAAAAGGAGCTGGGGGGAGAGTACTAGTAATAGGGGGCAACGAGACGTTCTCCGGAGCTCCTGCGTTAGCCGCACTAGCTAGCTTAAGAACTGGTGCCGATTTGGTTTACGTGGCCTCACCTGAGAGGACCGCGGAGATAATTTCGTCCCTCTCACCTGACTTGATCTCAGTGAAGTTATCGGGTAAGAACATCAACGAGGATAACCTAACCGAGTTAGATAAGTGGATAGACAAGGTTAATTCAGTAGTCTTAGGTCCTGGCTTAGGTCTGGCTGACGAGACCGTGAGAGCTGTACCGGCCCTAGTTAATAAGATAGTTGAGAAGGGGAAACCATTAGTTTTGGACGCTGACGGACTTAAGATCATGAAGGGGTCGAAGTTAAACGATATGGTTGTGATCACACCACATCCTGGAGAGTTTAAAATATTTTTCGGAGAGGACCAGAGGGAGCGCGAAAGGGAGAGAATCAATCAGGTAGTGGACAAAGCGAGAGAGTGTAACTGCATCGTTCTGCTTAAGGGTTACTTGGATATCGTAAGTGATGGAAGGAGGTTCAAACTTAACAAGACTGGCAATCCTGGAATGACCGTCGGAGGAACAGGAGATACCTTAACGGGGATAATAGCCACTTTCCTGGCTCAGGGCATTGACCCATTCACGTCAGCTAGCTTGGGAGCTTTCGTGAACGGTTTGGCAGGTACCTTAGCTTTCAAGGAGATGGGAGCTCACATAACCGCCTCTGACGTAGTATCTAAAATAGCCATGGTAATAGGCGATCCTATAACCTCGTTTAAACAAAAAATCTATAAAAGGGTTATTTCTTGA